The following are encoded in a window of Sulfitobacter sp. S190 genomic DNA:
- a CDS encoding LysR substrate-binding domain-containing protein: MPTRFTLRQLEYFVTVGEQGSIAQASAQLNVSSPSISAAISQLEVEFGLSLFVRKHAHGLNLTQAGRQFMGQARKVLAEADNLNRLAGSISGNVRGPLSIGGLLTFAQVLLPALRRGFQQKHVDVQVSQIECDQQTLIEKLRRADIDLALTYDLEVPPDLEFIPLRSLPLYAVVAADHPLAKRKSVTVTTLADYPMVLLDLPISRDYFLSAFEQAGVAPNIVERTRDLAVMRSLVANGFGFSVANIRPHSDVSPDGRALCFISLKGAPRPLCLGVLVTQGARHIPAVNAFIEHTSDKTATWGYPGLPITGTT; this comes from the coding sequence ATGCCTACGCGTTTCACCCTCAGACAGCTTGAATATTTCGTCACCGTTGGCGAGCAGGGATCGATCGCGCAGGCGAGTGCGCAGCTCAATGTCTCCTCGCCGTCCATTTCAGCCGCCATTTCCCAGCTCGAAGTCGAATTCGGCCTGTCGCTGTTTGTTAGAAAACATGCCCATGGTCTGAACCTGACGCAGGCGGGTCGGCAGTTCATGGGGCAGGCCCGCAAGGTTCTGGCCGAGGCGGACAATCTCAACCGGCTGGCCGGGTCGATTTCGGGAAACGTACGCGGCCCGCTGAGCATCGGGGGGTTGTTGACGTTTGCGCAGGTACTGCTGCCCGCGCTGCGCCGCGGGTTCCAGCAGAAACATGTGGATGTGCAGGTGTCGCAAATCGAATGCGATCAACAGACGCTGATCGAGAAACTGCGCCGTGCCGATATCGACTTGGCCCTGACCTACGATCTGGAAGTGCCGCCCGATCTGGAGTTTATCCCGCTTCGGTCCCTGCCGCTTTATGCCGTTGTCGCCGCGGATCATCCGCTGGCGAAGCGCAAATCGGTCACTGTGACGACGCTGGCCGACTACCCCATGGTCCTGCTCGATCTGCCGATCAGCCGGGACTATTTCCTCAGCGCCTTTGAGCAGGCGGGCGTCGCGCCCAATATCGTCGAACGAACGCGGGATCTGGCGGTGATGCGGTCGCTGGTGGCCAATGGTTTCGGGTTCTCGGTTGCCAACATCCGCCCCCATTCGGACGTGTCGCCGGACGGGCGTGCGCTGTGCTTCATTTCGCTCAAGGGGGCGCCACGGCCCCTGTGTCTGGGCGTTCTCGTCACACAGGGCGCGCGGCATATTCCGGCGGTCAATGCGTTCATCGAGCATACCTCTGACAAGACGGCGACGTGGGGATATCCGGGGTTGCCGATTACCGGCACCACTTAG
- a CDS encoding FAD-dependent oxidoreductase: MRDPRYDILFEPTQIGPLTAKNRFYQVPHCNGGGYRDPSAAAAMRGSKAEGGWGVIFTEQCEMHHTSEITPFIELRLWEDKDIPMLRKMSDRMKEYGALAGIQLAYSGVNGPNLYTKEVPLAVSAQPIRTFTNDPVQARALDKTDIRDLRRWFVNAAKRSKVAGFDLICLYGAHGFGIFQHFLSRATNHRTDEYGGSLENRARFVNEVIADVRDAVGDSVGITLRVSLDETIGDLGFSNAEVREFVDMNRNLPDLWDLAQGTWEECSGPSRFKEEAAQHALVSGIHELTDRPIVGVGRFTSPDVMARMIKSGTLDFIGCARPSIADPFLPKKIEEGRIEDIRECIGCNICVTGDMTMSISRCTQNPTFMEEWRKGWHPERMNPKGGSANLLVVGAGPAGLEAARAAAERGYDVALAEAGTVLGGRVARERHLPGLSAWGRVADYREYQLSQKANVESYLDSALDAESILEFGFENVCIATGAAWRRDGVARQHVVPFPADAAMPLFTPDDLMAGASPAGDVVIYDDDHYYMGGVLAELLVKKGCGVTLVTPAAYVSEWTLNTLEQHEIHRRLANMGVTIELNRGVTAIEKGHVQTNCMFTGVVRPLACDGVVMVSSRVENNSVYMALKAREAEWADAGIKSVKVIGDANAPGPIAWATYAGHRYARELDGTEIGDALPFRREITQLAQD, encoded by the coding sequence GTGCGCGATCCCCGCTACGACATCCTTTTCGAGCCTACGCAAATCGGTCCGCTCACGGCCAAGAACAGGTTCTATCAGGTGCCCCACTGCAATGGCGGCGGATACCGGGACCCTTCGGCGGCGGCGGCGATGCGCGGGTCGAAGGCAGAGGGCGGCTGGGGCGTTATTTTCACCGAGCAATGCGAAATGCATCACACGTCGGAGATCACGCCGTTCATCGAGTTGCGCCTGTGGGAGGACAAGGACATTCCGATGCTGCGCAAGATGTCCGACCGGATGAAGGAATATGGCGCACTTGCGGGTATCCAGCTCGCGTATTCGGGGGTGAACGGTCCGAACCTCTATACCAAGGAAGTGCCGTTGGCGGTGTCTGCCCAGCCTATCCGCACCTTCACCAATGATCCGGTGCAAGCGCGCGCGCTCGACAAGACCGACATCAGGGATTTGCGCCGCTGGTTCGTAAACGCGGCCAAACGCTCCAAGGTGGCGGGGTTTGATCTCATTTGTCTGTACGGCGCCCACGGGTTCGGCATTTTCCAGCATTTCCTCAGCCGCGCCACCAACCACCGCACCGATGAATATGGCGGCAGTCTGGAGAACCGCGCACGGTTTGTGAACGAGGTCATCGCCGATGTGCGCGACGCGGTGGGCGACAGCGTGGGGATCACGCTGCGCGTGTCGCTAGACGAGACAATCGGCGATTTGGGGTTTTCCAATGCCGAGGTCCGCGAGTTCGTCGACATGAACCGCAATCTGCCCGATCTGTGGGATCTGGCGCAGGGCACGTGGGAAGAATGCTCCGGCCCGTCACGTTTCAAGGAAGAAGCCGCACAGCACGCGTTGGTCAGCGGCATCCACGAGTTGACGGACCGGCCAATCGTGGGCGTTGGCCGCTTTACCAGCCCCGATGTCATGGCGCGGATGATCAAGAGCGGTACGCTGGATTTCATCGGGTGCGCGCGGCCGTCGATTGCCGATCCGTTTCTGCCCAAGAAGATCGAGGAAGGCCGGATCGAGGACATCCGCGAGTGCATCGGCTGCAACATCTGCGTGACGGGGGACATGACCATGTCGATCAGCCGCTGCACGCAGAACCCCACATTCATGGAGGAGTGGCGCAAGGGGTGGCACCCCGAGCGGATGAACCCGAAAGGCGGCAGTGCCAATCTGCTGGTGGTGGGGGCCGGTCCGGCCGGGCTTGAGGCGGCGCGTGCTGCGGCGGAACGCGGCTATGACGTGGCGCTGGCCGAGGCAGGCACGGTGCTTGGCGGGCGGGTGGCGCGTGAACGTCATCTGCCGGGGCTGAGCGCATGGGGGCGTGTCGCCGATTACCGTGAATACCAGCTGAGCCAGAAGGCCAACGTGGAAAGCTATCTCGACAGCGCGCTTGATGCAGAAAGCATTCTCGAATTCGGGTTCGAAAACGTCTGTATCGCGACAGGCGCGGCCTGGCGGCGCGACGGGGTGGCGCGCCAGCACGTGGTGCCCTTTCCCGCCGATGCGGCGATGCCGCTGTTCACGCCGGACGACCTGATGGCGGGGGCCAGCCCTGCGGGAGATGTCGTGATCTACGACGACGATCATTATTACATGGGTGGTGTTCTGGCCGAATTGCTGGTCAAGAAGGGCTGCGGCGTGACGCTGGTGACACCGGCCGCCTATGTCAGCGAATGGACCCTCAACACGCTGGAGCAACACGAAATCCACCGCCGCTTGGCCAATATGGGCGTCACAATCGAGCTGAACCGTGGCGTGACGGCGATCGAAAAGGGCCACGTCCAGACGAATTGCATGTTCACGGGCGTGGTTCGCCCGCTTGCCTGTGACGGGGTGGTGATGGTGTCATCGCGGGTCGAAAACAACAGCGTCTATATGGCGTTGAAGGCCCGCGAGGCGGAGTGGGCGGATGCGGGCATCAAATCGGTGAAGGTGATTGGCGATGCGAATGCCCCCGGCCCCATCGCGTGGGCGACCTATGCCGGTCACCGGTATGCCCGCGAGCTTGACGGTACCGAGATCGGTGACGCGCTGCCGTTCCGGCGTGAAATCACACAGCTTGCGCAAGACTGA
- a CDS encoding aminotransferase class V-fold PLP-dependent enzyme, translating to MKAFPFPASNVTRILEWTRRRILGGPDPKHGAQSHAALEPVLGGSITPQGIGGAAAFALFTDTIVPSTRPFGHPTSLSFVASAPTDASLSFDAALGAAGIFAGNWDGGAGAIHAENQTLEWLAGLAGWGDSAGGVYVAGGTLGNLSALHAARDWKARRMARPDRWAILCSTEAHSSIRAVARVMDVDVIEVPPDETGRMSGADASAACAPHVFAIVGNAGATNSGAVDDIAGLAELAHARDLWLHLDGAYGLAALSDPNTRPVFDGIERAHSFTVDPHKWLFAPYDSCALVYRNAADAANAHGQSAEYLDAVDKTHWNPSDYALHLTRRARGLPFWYSLATHGTRAYGDAIAKTIAIARDLADGIDKMAGLELVLGPQLSVVLFRPTGMSDAQMDQWAEAQRRSGALLCLPTTWRGQKVFRLCIVNPQTSVAGVLETLGTLTTEAG from the coding sequence ATGAAGGCGTTTCCATTTCCCGCATCAAACGTGACGCGTATCCTGGAATGGACGCGCAGGCGGATATTGGGCGGGCCGGACCCCAAGCATGGCGCACAAAGCCATGCGGCGCTTGAACCGGTTCTGGGGGGATCGATCACGCCGCAGGGGATCGGCGGCGCGGCGGCGTTTGCGCTTTTCACCGATACGATTGTGCCGTCGACGCGGCCCTTCGGGCATCCCACATCGCTCAGCTTTGTGGCGTCTGCGCCGACGGATGCGTCGCTGAGTTTTGACGCGGCACTGGGCGCTGCGGGGATTTTCGCGGGCAATTGGGACGGTGGTGCAGGCGCGATCCACGCCGAAAACCAGACGCTGGAATGGTTGGCGGGCCTTGCCGGATGGGGCGACAGCGCCGGTGGCGTTTACGTGGCGGGTGGCACGTTGGGAAACCTGAGCGCCCTGCACGCGGCGCGCGACTGGAAAGCGCGGCGGATGGCGCGCCCGGACCGGTGGGCGATCCTGTGCTCGACCGAGGCGCACAGTTCGATCCGGGCTGTGGCGCGGGTCATGGATGTTGATGTGATCGAGGTTCCGCCCGACGAAACCGGGCGCATGAGCGGTGCGGATGCAAGCGCGGCCTGTGCGCCGCACGTCTTTGCGATTGTGGGCAATGCGGGTGCGACCAACAGCGGTGCGGTGGACGACATTGCCGGTCTGGCCGAGCTTGCCCACGCGCGTGACCTCTGGCTGCATCTGGACGGCGCTTACGGGCTGGCCGCCCTGTCGGACCCCAATACGCGCCCGGTATTCGACGGGATCGAGCGCGCCCACAGTTTCACCGTTGATCCGCACAAGTGGCTTTTTGCCCCCTATGACAGCTGTGCGCTGGTGTACCGGAACGCCGCGGATGCCGCCAATGCGCACGGTCAAAGCGCGGAGTATCTGGACGCGGTGGACAAGACCCACTGGAACCCCTCCGATTATGCGCTGCACCTGACCCGGCGCGCGCGGGGGCTGCCGTTCTGGTACTCGCTGGCGACCCACGGCACCCGCGCCTACGGCGATGCCATCGCCAAGACAATCGCCATCGCGCGCGATCTGGCCGACGGCATCGACAAGATGGCGGGGCTTGAGCTGGTCCTTGGTCCGCAGCTTTCGGTGGTGCTGTTTCGCCCGACCGGCATGAGCGACGCGCAGATGGACCAATGGGCAGAGGCGCAGCGCCGCTCCGGAGCGCTGCTTTGTTTGCCAACCACGTGGCGGGGCCAGAAAGTATTCCGTCTGTGCATCGTCAATCCGCAAACGAGCGTTGCGGGTGTACTGGAGACATTGGGCACGCTGACCACGGAGGCCGGATGA
- the argE gene encoding acetylornithine deacetylase — MGRTLEILERLVGFATVSHDSNLDLIDWTQDLLENAGFEVTRIGSPEGTKAGLFARIGPRADGGICLSAHTDVVPVDGQVWTRAPFRLSDEGARVFGRGTTDMKGFLASALAMAERAGSANLSAPLSLCISYDEEIGCVGIRQMMPEVARHIGKPRLVIVGEPTSMQVATGHKGKTALRVTCHGQAGHSALAPQFVNAIHVAAEMVEGLRRLQAVLADGPRDDAYAVAYSTVHIGKIAGGQALNIVPSDTHLDVEFRHLAETPAEDIVGRITDLAHRVSRSFPDAPAITVEKVNAYPGLETDVRQDAVAWAAQLAGATNTVKVPFGTEAGYFAQLGLCSVVVGPGDMAADGHKPDEGLSKTELAACDAMMDNILGALTSRR; from the coding sequence ATGGGCCGGACGCTCGAAATTCTCGAAAGGCTGGTGGGGTTCGCGACGGTCAGTCACGACAGCAATCTTGATCTGATCGACTGGACACAAGATTTGCTGGAAAATGCGGGCTTCGAGGTCACACGCATCGGGTCACCGGAGGGCACGAAAGCGGGGCTGTTTGCGCGGATCGGTCCGCGTGCCGATGGCGGTATTTGTCTGTCTGCGCACACCGATGTCGTGCCCGTCGACGGGCAGGTCTGGACCCGCGCGCCGTTCAGGTTGAGCGATGAAGGTGCGCGGGTTTTTGGGCGTGGTACGACGGATATGAAGGGCTTTCTGGCCTCGGCCTTGGCGATGGCCGAACGCGCGGGATCGGCCAATTTGTCCGCGCCGCTCAGTCTGTGCATCTCCTACGACGAGGAAATCGGTTGCGTGGGCATTCGCCAGATGATGCCCGAGGTGGCAAGACACATCGGGAAACCGCGCCTTGTGATCGTGGGGGAACCCACGTCGATGCAGGTTGCGACAGGCCACAAGGGCAAGACCGCCCTGCGCGTGACCTGCCACGGACAGGCGGGGCACAGTGCGTTGGCACCGCAGTTTGTGAACGCCATCCACGTGGCCGCCGAGATGGTCGAGGGGCTGCGCCGCCTTCAGGCCGTGCTGGCCGACGGCCCGCGCGATGACGCCTATGCGGTTGCCTACTCGACCGTGCATATCGGCAAGATCGCGGGCGGTCAGGCGCTCAACATCGTGCCTTCGGATACGCATCTGGATGTGGAGTTCCGGCATCTGGCCGAAACGCCCGCGGAGGATATCGTGGGCCGGATCACCGATCTCGCCCACCGGGTCAGCAGATCGTTTCCCGACGCGCCTGCGATCACTGTCGAAAAGGTAAATGCCTATCCCGGGCTGGAGACCGATGTGCGGCAGGATGCGGTCGCCTGGGCGGCGCAGTTGGCTGGTGCAACTAATACCGTCAAGGTGCCGTTTGGAACCGAGGCGGGGTATTTCGCACAACTGGGGCTATGCAGCGTCGTGGTCGGGCCGGGGGATATGGCGGCCGACGGGCACAAGCCGGACGAAGGGTTGAGCAAGACAGAACTGGCGGCCTGCGATGCGATGATGGACAATATACTGGGTGCCCTGACCTCGCGGCGTTGA
- a CDS encoding alpha/beta fold hydrolase translates to MPSLIEPTQPIAGFETNRIALRDGITTRVLDTGTPQGADPSAPPVVLVHGLAASIEIWRDILPTLAASYRVVAFDLPGFGHSDKPDVDYRALSFFVPMFHAFLDAAGIDKGHMVGSSLGASLLIRHGSRHPERYASAVCANPGGFGTHIHPFLRVPTIPGLGAVMSRPQRATNAFGVRIAVHKKAKRTRALVDEVDAFSRLPGAHRAFVRTLRGIATPLKVKEMDVFEREARQFEALEIPTRVVWGEQDRIFPVAQLETVQDYMPSARREVLPEVGHYPQIDAPDAFCTILLDHLHEAEQRLSHVRNKSR, encoded by the coding sequence ATGCCATCACTTATCGAGCCGACGCAGCCTATCGCGGGCTTTGAAACAAACCGCATCGCGCTGCGCGACGGGATCACAACACGCGTGCTCGATACCGGCACGCCGCAGGGGGCCGACCCCTCCGCGCCTCCCGTCGTTCTGGTCCACGGCCTTGCGGCATCGATCGAAATCTGGCGGGATATCCTGCCCACGCTTGCTGCGTCATACCGCGTCGTCGCGTTTGATCTGCCCGGCTTCGGCCATTCCGACAAACCGGATGTGGACTACCGTGCGCTTTCGTTCTTCGTGCCCATGTTTCACGCCTTTCTCGACGCTGCGGGCATCGACAAAGGGCATATGGTCGGATCCTCACTCGGGGCGAGCCTGCTCATCCGGCACGGGTCACGGCATCCCGAGCGCTACGCATCCGCGGTGTGCGCCAATCCGGGCGGTTTCGGCACGCATATCCATCCGTTCCTGCGGGTTCCGACGATCCCCGGACTGGGCGCAGTGATGAGCCGGCCGCAACGTGCAACAAACGCCTTCGGGGTCCGGATCGCCGTGCACAAGAAAGCAAAACGGACCAGGGCGCTGGTGGACGAGGTCGATGCGTTTTCGCGGCTGCCGGGGGCGCACCGCGCCTTTGTCCGAACCCTTCGGGGCATAGCGACACCGCTCAAGGTCAAGGAAATGGACGTGTTTGAACGCGAAGCGCGGCAATTTGAGGCGTTGGAGATTCCCACGCGCGTCGTCTGGGGCGAGCAGGACCGGATCTTCCCTGTGGCGCAGCTTGAAACCGTCCAGGACTACATGCCCTCGGCGCGGCGCGAGGTTTTGCCCGAGGTTGGCCACTACCCCCAAATCGATGCCCCGGATGCCTTCTGCACGATCCTCCTTGATCACCTGCACGAGGCAGAGCAGCGCCTCAGCCACGTCAGAAACAAATCGCGCTGA
- a CDS encoding PadR family transcriptional regulator → MSIRHAILGLLSEGPMTGYEIAKRFEHSLSRVWPARPNQIYTELNRMADAGLIAEIGREARNARRYEICEAGQTALRHWMQQDLPEGGGLRFEPLLKANFLWTLPQDARAAWLAQQRQFWEDQIAWLDAQAKHLPPDHTDTSGAVTSRRQAAATGRRIYGAMKDWATAMMS, encoded by the coding sequence ATGTCAATTCGTCACGCCATCCTCGGGCTTCTCAGCGAAGGCCCCATGACGGGATATGAAATCGCCAAGCGGTTCGAGCATTCTCTGAGCCGCGTCTGGCCCGCACGGCCCAACCAGATCTATACCGAGCTAAACCGGATGGCGGACGCGGGGCTGATTGCGGAGATCGGGCGCGAAGCCCGCAATGCGCGCCGCTACGAGATATGCGAGGCCGGCCAGACCGCGCTGCGCCACTGGATGCAGCAGGACCTGCCCGAAGGGGGCGGGCTGAGGTTCGAGCCTTTGTTGAAAGCGAACTTTCTATGGACCCTGCCACAGGACGCGCGGGCCGCTTGGCTGGCGCAGCAACGGCAGTTCTGGGAGGATCAGATTGCGTGGCTTGACGCACAGGCCAAACATCTGCCGCCCGACCACACCGATACCAGCGGGGCCGTCACGAGCCGCCGCCAAGCGGCAGCAACGGGCCGCCGCATTTACGGCGCGATGAAGGATTGGGCGACCGCGATGATGTCGTAG
- a CDS encoding PAS domain-containing hybrid sensor histidine kinase/response regulator: MSTDLPKRAIRGRAFALIAGGVAILAIAILTFNVAREIRVLESAQSDNVQWSLVQSQVEFIDFQNEVAADPIDLAKLRQEFDVFFSRVTTLEQATVFEGLRADPTSRQYLDDLLAFLDDAVVIIDGPDDELIARLPDLAALTRATAPVTRALANSGLDTFAQVADEQRQAMARTVTQLAIAIAALIAVLTLTVLFLNRLNARIYRRERENRQTSTRMTTVMSTSLDGVIVCDSNGDILEFSPAAEAIFGYKEADVLGKDIGSVIVPDHLRSAHDAGMERMRDKGEKRVVGKGRVQLEAKRHDGQVFPVELAIQSATTDQGEIFIAFLRDISHRVAAEAELVAARDKALAGEKLKTDFLSTMSHEIRTPLNGLLGNMNLLRDTKLDADQDRYVGHMETSGRLLMSHISDVLDITRYDAGKLSTRSEPVNISELLQDIIDNQSGAAAKNGTSLSWSWHGHPVHWILSDHDRLQHVMMNLIGNAVKFTTGGKVDVSIKNTGTPDATELRVKITDTGPGLSQDLAERVFDDFVTGNTAYDRNVDGTGLGLSIAKRFINALGGEIGVDSTLGKGSTFWVSIPVEATTAPTQHTPEVDDVHATAPLNVLLVEDNEVNRIVAREMLQSDRHIVTEANDGAEGVSAAAKECFDLILMDISMPVMDGRAATRAIRGGSGLAAKTPIVALTANAMIEEQQKFLADGMDEILTKPLSRDALRAMINRVGTMKEHTPVGAMLDAAHMSETRDSLGNETFERLLSRFEQEAEDLIDWLATHDASDLAEIASRTHKVAGSAAVFGAGPFREALRAIETAAKRGDVDFIVAARGDLVDVWKSTARALESD, encoded by the coding sequence TTGTCGACAGACCTACCCAAACGCGCGATCCGGGGCAGGGCCTTTGCCCTGATTGCGGGGGGCGTCGCCATACTCGCCATTGCGATTCTGACCTTCAACGTCGCGCGCGAAATTCGCGTTCTGGAGTCGGCACAATCCGACAACGTGCAATGGTCTCTGGTGCAGTCGCAGGTCGAATTCATCGATTTCCAGAATGAAGTCGCGGCCGACCCTATCGATCTGGCGAAGCTGCGTCAGGAGTTCGATGTTTTCTTCAGCCGTGTCACGACCCTCGAGCAAGCCACGGTTTTCGAAGGGCTGCGCGCCGACCCGACCTCACGCCAGTATCTTGACGACCTGCTCGCATTTCTCGACGACGCCGTTGTGATCATTGACGGTCCGGATGACGAGCTCATCGCCCGATTGCCGGATCTTGCGGCCCTGACGCGCGCCACAGCCCCTGTCACGCGCGCACTGGCGAATTCCGGCCTCGATACCTTCGCACAGGTCGCAGATGAGCAAAGGCAGGCCATGGCCCGCACGGTGACGCAATTGGCAATTGCCATCGCCGCGCTGATTGCAGTGCTGACCCTCACCGTTCTGTTTCTAAACCGCCTCAACGCGCGCATCTATCGACGCGAACGCGAGAACCGCCAGACGTCCACGCGCATGACCACCGTGATGAGCACATCGCTCGACGGTGTGATCGTCTGCGATTCAAATGGCGACATTCTCGAATTCAGCCCGGCTGCCGAAGCAATTTTTGGCTACAAGGAAGCGGATGTTTTGGGAAAAGACATCGGTTCTGTCATCGTTCCGGACCATTTGCGCAGCGCACATGACGCCGGCATGGAGCGTATGCGCGACAAGGGCGAAAAGCGCGTTGTCGGCAAAGGACGCGTACAACTGGAGGCCAAACGCCACGACGGGCAGGTTTTCCCCGTCGAGCTCGCAATCCAGTCTGCAACGACCGATCAGGGTGAGATATTCATCGCCTTCTTGCGTGATATTTCGCACCGCGTTGCAGCGGAGGCTGAACTGGTTGCGGCCCGTGACAAAGCACTCGCCGGTGAAAAACTGAAAACCGACTTTTTGTCCACGATGAGCCACGAAATCAGGACCCCGCTGAATGGTCTGCTCGGAAACATGAACCTGCTGCGCGATACCAAGCTGGACGCGGACCAGGATCGGTACGTTGGCCATATGGAAACCTCCGGACGTTTGTTGATGAGCCATATTTCGGATGTGCTCGACATCACGCGCTATGACGCCGGCAAGCTCAGCACCCGTTCTGAACCGGTCAACATTTCCGAGCTTCTTCAAGACATTATCGACAACCAGAGCGGCGCCGCGGCCAAGAACGGCACATCGTTGTCATGGAGTTGGCATGGGCACCCGGTGCATTGGATCTTGTCCGATCACGACCGCCTCCAGCATGTGATGATGAACCTGATCGGCAATGCCGTGAAATTCACGACCGGTGGCAAGGTGGATGTCTCGATCAAGAACACAGGCACGCCCGACGCCACGGAACTGAGGGTCAAAATCACGGATACCGGCCCCGGACTGTCGCAAGATCTTGCAGAGCGCGTGTTTGACGACTTTGTCACGGGCAACACGGCCTATGACCGCAATGTCGACGGAACCGGTTTGGGTCTCAGCATTGCCAAACGGTTCATAAACGCATTGGGCGGTGAAATCGGGGTCGACAGCACCTTGGGAAAGGGGAGCACATTCTGGGTTTCTATTCCGGTCGAGGCAACCACCGCGCCAACGCAGCACACACCCGAGGTTGACGACGTTCACGCCACCGCACCGCTCAACGTCCTTCTGGTCGAGGACAACGAAGTCAACCGCATCGTCGCGCGCGAGATGCTGCAATCGGACAGGCATATCGTGACAGAGGCCAATGACGGTGCCGAAGGCGTCAGTGCAGCGGCGAAAGAGTGCTTTGACCTGATCCTGATGGACATCAGCATGCCCGTCATGGACGGCCGCGCCGCGACACGCGCCATTCGGGGCGGCAGTGGGCTGGCGGCAAAGACCCCGATCGTGGCGCTGACTGCGAATGCCATGATAGAGGAGCAACAAAAGTTCCTTGCCGACGGAATGGATGAGATCCTGACCAAACCTTTGTCCCGCGACGCGTTGAGAGCGATGATCAACCGCGTCGGCACCATGAAAGAACACACCCCTGTTGGGGCGATGCTCGATGCCGCCCATATGTCGGAAACGCGAGATAGTCTTGGAAACGAGACGTTCGAAAGGCTGCTGTCGCGCTTTGAACAGGAAGCCGAAGACCTGATTGACTGGCTCGCGACGCACGACGCCTCCGATCTCGCCGAAATCGCATCACGGACCCACAAAGTAGCCGGAAGCGCTGCGGTTTTCGGCGCCGGTCCGTTTCGTGAAGCCCTCCGCGCGATCGAGACAGCGGCCAAACGAGGTGACGTTGATTTCATCGTCGCGGCTCGGGGAGACTTGGTCGACGTCTGGAAGTCGACCGCACGCGCGTTGGAAAGCGACTGA
- a CDS encoding molybdopterin-dependent oxidoreductase, producing MFQTIVRFASVAALAIGLSHSALADNQPTPLLSISGDITTSSGESTLALDMGMLRALPETTFETSTIWTDGVHTFTGVSLADLMAELGVEDGTLVATAINDYAVEIPVSDAVEGGPIIAYLMDGEEMTVRDKGPLWVIYPYDSNADYRSEVVYSRSIWQLDRLEIVQ from the coding sequence ATGTTTCAGACAATCGTTCGTTTCGCATCCGTCGCCGCATTGGCGATAGGCTTGTCCCACTCCGCTTTGGCAGACAATCAGCCTACACCACTGCTGAGCATTTCAGGCGACATCACCACGTCTTCCGGAGAGAGCACTCTGGCGCTGGACATGGGCATGCTGCGCGCGCTCCCCGAAACCACGTTCGAAACCAGTACGATCTGGACCGACGGGGTCCACACCTTCACAGGCGTGTCACTGGCAGATTTGATGGCCGAGCTGGGGGTTGAAGATGGCACACTGGTTGCGACGGCCATCAACGACTATGCCGTCGAAATCCCTGTGTCCGACGCCGTCGAAGGCGGCCCGATCATCGCCTACCTGATGGACGGTGAAGAAATGACCGTACGCGACAAGGGGCCTCTTTGGGTCATCTATCCATACGACAGCAACGCCGATTACCGCTCCGAAGTTGTCTACTCCCGGAGTATCTGGCAACTCGACAGACTGGAAATCGTTCAGTAA